A segment of the Echinicola strongylocentroti genome:
TCTTCAAGGTACCTGACCCGTTCTTCTTTGCCTTCAGCAGTTTCTTTCAGTATAGCAAGGGCTTCTTCCTTGGTCAGTACATCGGTGATGTAGGTGAAGTCGATGCAGGATAGCAATTGCTCAGGAGTCATGTCACCCAGAAGTTTCCATAACGGTTTTTCTTCCACTTTGGCATAAAGGTCCCATACAGCGTTTACCAAGGCACCAGTGGCCAAGTGGACTACGCCCTTTTCTGGTCCAAGCCACCTGATCTGACTATCACTGTTTACCTCTCTCCAGAATGCTCCCATATCAGCGGTAAGGTCTGAGAGGTCTTTGCCAATCACATGATGGGCAATTGCCTCCAATGCAGCACAACATATTTCGTTGCCCCGGCCAATGGTGAAGGTAAGGCCATGGCCTTCTAGGTCCGTTTGGTTGGTTTTTAGAATAATGTAGGCTGCGGAATAATCCGGGTCTGGGTTCATGGCGTCTGAGCCATGTTTTTCCTTGCTGGTAGGAAACCGAATGTCTTTGACTTGATAGTCAGTAATTTTAATGCTCATGTATGAAAACTTGATAGGTTTAACTTTCTACTTTAAATGGTCTTGCAAGTTGGAGTTTTAGGGGCTTTTATTCTACATTAATCTTCGTTATATGTGATACTATTTTTGCGTTTAATCTGTTTTTATTGTTTCTGATAGATAATATTTGTATTATTGAATGTTCTTTGTTGTTGGAACAGACTACTCACCCAGTGATTATGAAAGCCAAGTTATTAGAAAGAAAAAGTCCTTTTGGTCGTTCATTTATGGTGGCACACCATTCCTATCCATACTTTTTGGATGTCTGGCACTATCATAGTGAACTGGAACTGGTGTACATTACCAAAAGTAGCGGCACGAGGTTTATCGGGGACAATATCGAGCAATTTAAAGAAGGTGATTTGATCCTAATTGGAGAGAATCTTCCCCACCTTTGGCAAAATGACCCAGAATATTTCTCTTCCAAAGAGGAAGGCGGTGCGCAGGCGTATAGTATCCATTTCAAAAAGGATTTTGCAGGGGCGGAGTTTTTGATGCTGCCTGAGATGAAGGACATTCGTTCACTGCTTGATAGGGCCAATCAAGGAATAAAGTTTACTGGAAAAATCCATGATAATGCGTTGGAAATTTTTCATGAGCTGTCAGTGCTGGAAGGCATTCACAAACTGGTAAAGCTCATGGAGTTTTTAGCGGTCCTGGCCGAAGAGAAGGATTATGAAATACTTAGCACGGATGGCTTTAGCTTTCCGCTTCACATCTCTGGGGACGACAGAGTGGATAAGGTTTTTTCATTTACATTTAATAATTTTAAGCGTAACATTTCCCTTGAAGAGGTGGCCGATCTGGTGCACTTGAACCCGACAGCTTTTTGCCGGTATTTTAAAAAGGCAACGAAAAAGACCTATTCAAAATTTCTCAATGAAATCAGGGTGGGGTATGCCTGCAAATTGCTGATTGAAGAGCGGTTGAATATTTCGGAAGTAGGCTATGAATGTGGCTTTAACAACTTGTCAAATTTTAATCGCCAATTCAAAAACGTGATGGATATTTCTCCTTCAGAATACCTCAAAAAGCACAAAAAACACCGATAGTATTATGCGTACCGCATCACAGATTTCCCGTTTGGATTTTAGCAATGAGGTTACTTTTAAGACTGCCAAAAGCGGTGGTCCCGGAGGACAAAACGTCAACAAGGTCAATACCAAGGTTCAGTTGGTTTTTGACGTGAGAAGCTCCCAAATCCTTACAGAAGAAGAAAAAGACAAGGTGTTGGAGCAGCTGGGCACAAAACTCAATGCCGACGGGCATATCCAAGTGGTGGTGCAGGAAAGCCGGTCGCAGCTACAGAATAAAACCTTGGCATTACAAAAGTTCGGTCAATTGATCAGCAAGGTGTTTGTAAGAAAGAAAAAGCGGAAACCCACCAAGCCTACCAAATCCGCAGTCAAGAAACGCCTTGACAACAAAAAACGAAAAGGCGAGAAGAAACAGTGGAGGAGGAAGCTGTAGATAATGTGTTTTTTATTATAAACATGAACTCGATTTATTATTCGTATTAGAAATCAGGCTCTTGGGAAATTTTATTGATCCATAGTGATGTACCTACGGCACATGACCGAAAGCTGATGGGGGTGGCTGTTACCAAGCTTTCATACCTACGGCATGAAGGGCTTAAGCCTATGGTAAAGGTTTGGTGATACTCTATAGCAAGCTCCGCATGAAACCACTGGCTAGGTGGATTTGAGTTGAAAACTCCAGGCTAGTGGTTCCGCAGCATAGCGGTCGGAACAACCATAGCCTTCAGGCTAACGCATGGAACTTTATCAGGAAGTGGTCGCAGAAGAGCCAGGGTATTATTATATTTACCTCAGCAATGACAGCCGGAGGCTTTCTGAGGCGTTTCTCGATAGTCATACGGGACAGGCTTTTGATTATTTTGAGGTGGAAGTATCCGAAGGTCCCGTGGTGCAGATGACTGAGGGCCGAGCGTGAAGAATCAGTCCGGTGGACTGATTTAGCGAGGAGCCAGCTTGCAGGGGAGGAAATGGCCTTATCTCCCAAAACTGGGTCCGTGAAGGAGAAGCCTTCACCAAGGAACTGTTCCAGTCCAAGACCCTAGATGTAAAAACCGGTTGGTATGACTTCCATGCCAGACAGTATGATCCGGCATTGGGAAGGTGGTTTGCGGTAGATCCGCAGAATCAGTTTATAAGTCCTTACCTGGTGATGGGGAATAATCCAATAGTTGGGATTGATCCGGATGGGGAGTTTGTGGTTCCTGCACTAATTGGGGCTGCAATTAGTTTCTTAACAAATGGAATTGCAAATGTATCAAGTGGAGAAGGTTTTTTTAAGAATGCCGGCTTAGCAGCTATTACAGGAGCAGTTGGTGGGGCAGCTTCGTTCGGAATAGGGCAGGTAGCATCTAGTTTATCCGGAATAGGAAAGGTTGGATTTCAGGCTGGTGCACATAGTTTGTTAGGAGGTTCTATGAATGCTGCTATGGGGGGGATTTTGGCTCTGGTGCATTATCGGGGGCTTTAGGTTCCCTCGGAGCAAGTGTTACTCAAGGCTTTACTTCAAATGTAAATAACAAATTTATTAAAGGTGCTGCAGGAATAGGTGGTGGGGCACTTCTAGGAGGAATAGGATCAACAGCGTCTGGTGGAAGATTTTGGGATGGATTTAGAAATGGTGCTATTAGTTCTGGGTTAAATCATGGAATCCATACTGGATTATTTGGTGATGGTTTGATGGCTGCAGCAATTTCAGGAAAAACCAGGCACTTATTTTATGCTGATGGATATTTTGTTGGCCTCA
Coding sequences within it:
- a CDS encoding AraC family transcriptional regulator, which translates into the protein MKAKLLERKSPFGRSFMVAHHSYPYFLDVWHYHSELELVYITKSSGTRFIGDNIEQFKEGDLILIGENLPHLWQNDPEYFSSKEEGGAQAYSIHFKKDFAGAEFLMLPEMKDIRSLLDRANQGIKFTGKIHDNALEIFHELSVLEGIHKLVKLMEFLAVLAEEKDYEILSTDGFSFPLHISGDDRVDKVFSFTFNNFKRNISLEEVADLVHLNPTAFCRYFKKATKKTYSKFLNEIRVGYACKLLIEERLNISEVGYECGFNNLSNFNRQFKNVMDISPSEYLKKHKKHR
- the arfB gene encoding alternative ribosome rescue aminoacyl-tRNA hydrolase ArfB is translated as MRTASQISRLDFSNEVTFKTAKSGGPGGQNVNKVNTKVQLVFDVRSSQILTEEEKDKVLEQLGTKLNADGHIQVVVQESRSQLQNKTLALQKFGQLISKVFVRKKKRKPTKPTKSAVKKRLDNKKRKGEKKQWRRKL
- a CDS encoding RHS repeat domain-containing protein, whose protein sequence is MFQSKTLDVKTGWYDFHARQYDPALGRWFAVDPQNQFISPYLVMGNNPIVGIDPDGEFVVPALIGAAISFLTNGIANVSSGEGFFKNAGLAAITGAVGGAASFGIGQVASSLSGIGKVGFQAGAHSLLGGSMNAAMGGILALVHYRGL